In Ciconia boyciana chromosome 5, ASM3463844v1, whole genome shotgun sequence, the DNA window GTATTTTTCCCCAAGGTGCTACCCTAGTAGCAAGATAGCAAGAGGAAGACTATTTTGGAGTCATATTGTGAGTCAAGACAGCTGCAAGTGGAAGATGTAGGCAGATTAGGTGACAAGCATACTCAAAGAGGatcctctttttttgttaactagcttttctcccccatctccctTTTAGAAAGTCAGTGTAACACTTGCTTTCTACAAAGCAAGTCAAAATGATGAATTCTGCAACAGGCTGTTATATGCACCTTTCTACTACTGTTTTACattccttatttttcagttggttAATAACGTAAATACTTCTCTAATTCCATGTGACCTTCTCTCCTCCAACCTCCCCTCCAAGATTTAATACTTAAGGATGaagaatttgggtttttttttctaatttagtCATCTACATATTACCATCCACCAATGTAGCATGTGTGATAAACAAGAATAAGGCTGTAAGGAAACTACTAGTCTCAGCTAAAACATTTGCTCTACCTTTGCTGACTTGCTTAACAGCCAGCATTTAAGATGTCAACTTGAGGGCATTACATAGCAATAAGCCTTTAAAGTCACTGGTGCTTGCCAAAAGTGCAAATTATCTCTGGCACGTAGTTGACTATACAATGACTATTGCATAAGTTTTAAAGTGTTAAATGTTATTAACACCCGAAGATTTTTTGTATCTTGACAGATTCACAGAGATTtagcatttgcatttctgtttctacttGGAAGATGAGTTCTTGTAATGGAGtaaatagtaaaatatattcattaCTGCAGCTAGAATTAAGGTTTATCAGGGCTCTCCTTCCAAGCCGAACCATTTTCAGCTCCCCAGATTATCAggagatttaaaacaaatttagaaGTGTTTTATAAAGCTCTTCAATGATAATTCTGTGGTCTCTCGCATAAGACAAACAATATTTGCTCAAGAATTGCTTAGGAATAGTTTGCTTTTATCACTGTTACTATTCTTACTTGCATGTGTGATATTAAAAGATACAATGCCACCTGCTGGCTTAGGAGTTTCATGTTTTTCTGGTTTACAGTTTTCTGGTTACAGTGTaaacaccaaaaataaaacaccagtACCACCCTGTATACTCTATTCTTCTAATACAGAATGGTGCTATAGGTATTACAGCAGAAATAGTTTTCTAAGTCTTACCAACCAAGATATGTGCTATACACACTATCAGATGTATACCACAACACGAGATGTGAAATCCAAGCTCTAGAATTCAATAATCAATATTGAAAACTCAAATACTTAACACACAGAATTTACCTATGAAAGGAAAGCCACTTGACTCCTTCACACAGTACAACTCCTGATGTCATAAGCAGTTCTGCAAAGTACTGAGTCTCAATTCCTTCTTCCTCATGCTTTTTAAACTGGATACCAGACGTCGTCAACAGTTCAATAGAGTCCTGGGCATACATATCTTCTCtaaaaacagagagaggaaacGTAAATTTTCAAGATCTACAAGCCTCAGTGATTATGAACCTggtaacatttcttttttgctattcATTCCACAGACTTCGCTAGCATAGAGCAGGAGCAACTTTATTTTGTTCCGTGTGAATTACAAAACCAACcatttttcatagcttttgTTAACCTTCACTAGCATTTCACCATTCCCTGCACCTCCATTCTCACCTCCTTCATAAAAAAACTAGTTCCTGCTCCTCTTCCGATTACCTAGAACTCCCCTTTTGCAAATCTACAGAGGAAAGTGAATGTATGAATACAGATATTTTACTGAATAAGATCCATTACTTGAACTGACAAATTAAATGTAACAGTTGAAGCATTAACACCTTACATCATAGAAGTAGGAACAGTACACTCCAGATCCCAGTGCTGTATTAGTTCTGTGGATAATATTTCCCACACATTTCTTGTGATTTAAGCTTACGTAAATGTTTAGACACATGCTCATCAGAACTTCCTTCTTGCTTCTGGAAACTGAGTACTTGCTCCATCTAGTCAATCCTTAAAATTCAGGTAGcctaacattttatttctaaatgactAACTTCAACTTTAATAGCCATATTTTGGACCTAAAATTtaacaggatggaaaaaaattcctctttgcCTTGTTTGATCCCCTCTTATCCTTGTATTTATTCCATTTACCACTAACATTTTTGTAAAGTCATAAGGATTTTCCTAAGGTTTAATCTATATCATCATAATGAAGACATAGAAtggttaaaaaaagcaaacgTGTCTCTACTTAGAAGATAATATTCATATCACTGTCTACAACATACTATTCTACAAAGTCTCTTCACTGTATAGttttcaattttaataaaaaaacaaccaaaacaaaaaataaaagacaaaaaaaccaataTATCAAACTTAACTATTAGATTCAGTCAGAGACTTACATTCCTTATTCCTAATAGCAAGTCATCATTCACCAGAACATAGAGATACATTCTCAAGATGTGTTgtagcttttttccctccctcccacacagctgctcattAGTTCTCCAGCTTTAAGGCATCAACTTCCCAACACCTGTCCATCTCCATAACACATTAAAGAACCCATCCAAAACAAACATGCCTGTTTTACAAGAAGTTTCAATTCTAGTTTGTTGCTCTGCACTAAATCAGGTGGATAGTTAGtttagagaaatatttatgcTCTTTAAAAGCACACTATAACAAGACCTGGCTGgaaccacacacaaaaaaattaccttCTAGGAACAGCCAACAGCTGTTTTGCTTTAGGAGCAGAACACTTGGCACAGTGCCACTTCCCAAAAGGAAATttagaaacagacaaaaataagtAGTTTCTCCACCCAcgtaaaaaaaatattcatgtttcATACAGCACTTACCTAGCTTACCTTTTTGTATAAAATCCCCCCAGTGAACTAGTAACAAGTCAGACAGGTGACCACCTATATCTTGCCTTACTAAGCTGTCTTATCTATGCAGCATCCGGTACAAATGGATGGAAAGctacttttgttttcagttgcttgACATTAAGTAGACCTTTGaagctcagaaaataaaagataacaCAGGCTCTTGTTCCCAGATCACAGTTTGGAAGTTATTAATtcattcctcctctttctcccatACTTAGCAGGATTAGTATATTCTTCTACTAAAACAATGGTTAACTTCCATCCAGCATTTATATGGTATCTCTGAACTTACCTGGCCAAACTACCCAATCCgcacttccttttctttcaagagaTGCTTCAAACAAATCTAAAAAGAGCATGTCATTCCTCAGAACGAACTGATTTGTGACAAGCCCCTGCACTGCTTgtttagaaaagcagaaagatcaggagagacagcagcagtttttgttctttgtaagAACCCTGATTACTTTGAAAACAAGTCTTtttatctgcagaaaaaaaggtctGTCCTCTAAACTTTCTTTGCAGGCTGCAATTTTAACTTGTGTATATCAAGCTGTCCAGTGATCAGCTTGTAACACAACTGCCAAAAAGCCCCAAGCCTTCAACACATTTGAGTTTGAGAAGTGTTTGCACTGATACTCAACTCAGGCCATATAAAAACCTATCAGGCCAATTATgtttacttcaggaaaaaattcaAGATACTAGTAACCTTGTCAACTACCTGCTAAAGATATAATTATAACTCCACAGAAGTGTCTGATCCCACTGGAAAGCTAGGTTTATACTTAAAGGTTTATCACTGATAAAAACCACattgtgaaataaagtttacAATACTATTCCAACAGATAGTAAATATCAGCTTGCTTTTTAACCAACACTTTACACaaaataatccagaaaaaaaaaatctccacagGAGTTATGCTGTAGAATCAATAATCCCTTTCAACCTattatagaagaaaattaaaatacagtagcTTAATAGAATAAGTTGCtttgaaaacacaagaaagGCTGCTGCAGTATTAAAAAGTTGACAGTATTTTACCTAGAATATTATCTGGAACTTGTTGCGAGTCTTTTAACAAGAATAACGTTATTTTAGAGGACAGAGCACACTTGCTTTAGAACTTGCTGATAACATTTGTCATACTTCTTTTTTAGTCACTTTGGtaactttacattttttcttcacatgttggtattttccatttaaaaatatgcaaagaaacAACATGTGACTTCTATAACAACTAGTAAGAGTTAGACTAAGTTAAGGTAGAAGCACTCTGAAATGCTAAATATGAAAACGCAGAGCTAACTCTTGCACTAAGTATAAATGactctttttaaaacttttgttgAAATTGCTCAGCATTTGACCAAATTACTGACAGTAAGACTGACTGCACAGAAATGAGGGAAGAAAGCATGTGTTTGCCTGACAAAAGTTTCTCACATAAAGTATCTATGGTATTCCAATCATATAGATAAAAAGAGTTGCTATAGCTTTCACAACCTATAATACATTTTCAGTAAGTCTGAAACACATTCAACAGCACAGGCATTTGACACTTAcgttaaattaaatttaaaattaaattgccaAGTTGAAGTTCCTGGAGGGTATTCTCCTTGCTCATTCATAAATGTCAGTCCTAgttgaattatttttagcaAGTCTACATTGCAGCGTAATAATTGGTACTGATAGTCTGCGTTGCTTCTGAATTCTCCAATAGGCCTTGCAACTACTCCTGGAAATTCTGTATCCTGTaagaacagaagtaaaaattcAACAAAAGACACCCATAAAAATGTATGttgctcattttttaattaaacatatttCAAGCATCTAACAGTTTCATAGCTGAAGAGTACTGTGTGtaaatttagcttttaaaaaggtAATAGATTAGGATCCTAATGTTCGTACAGCATTAATTCAACATTAAGAATCCATTattctttcactgaaaatggaTGAACAAGTTTATAGCTTTAACTTGCTAACATTAAATTAAGTCATCATGTTTTTTGCAGTAATTTGCTAGATAAACATCAAGTGCCCACTTACCATAGCTACATAGTTATACTTCCGTATAACTTGACgaattttcttcatctcttcatCCAAGTTACAAGCCCAAACTTCACAGATTCTTTGGCTATGGTCTACGGTAGCTGCTGGCATAGTGGGGGGCTTTAGAGACCATATATCAAAAGTTACACTTGAGTGAGGATCAGTTTCATAAAGAGAACGTTagttatctatttttttaacctaagagacaaagaaagcaaagtatcAAAGTGTAAGCTTTTATTCTTcatgtatctgaaaaaaatgcttaaccACCAGGATCAAGCTTTATTATTCAGAATTTCATAAAAGCAGCACAACAGAACCACCAAAACCATGTGAATTTCAGCTACGTGAGTTCAGATTTCTATCCGAAACTAAAACCCTACGATTTTGTTAGTAACTTTATTTCTCGCACAAAGCCAGGCAAACCAGCAAGGCGCACTAGTTCAACAGATAAAAGAGATACCTGAGCCCACAAGCGTTATTCCCCCACGGGTTAGAAGAGCACATTCCTGTGGATCCCACGGCTGCGTGCAACATGAAACGAAGCGGCAAAGTGACTATTAGCGTTACGCCAAACTGGGGGACACTGCGGACGGCGAGCGGCcgcccaggcaggcagcctcCCTCGGCAGGAGAAGCTCTTTCAGCTCGTACGGGCCGCGCTAAACCAGAGAGCGGCGCGAAGGGACCGCCTCACGGCCCGACAGACTTGGACTCACGCCCCGGCTGGGTTCCCGGGCACCTCCTTGTGCGTACAAGGCCTTAAGAGCGCCCCGAGGAGCCGCAGAGCCCGCCCCGCGCGGCGGGCAGCCCCCCTCGATGGGCTTCAACCGGGAAGGGGCCGCCCCAGctcacccccccgccccggcacagGGAGAGGCTCCGCTCCCGAGCCCGCCTCCGGCGGCAGCCGCGCGGCCCGCGAAAACACCACCCGGCCCCAGCGGGCCGTCACAACTGCCGGTAAGGCCGCAGGGCCTCCGCGGGGCTGCCTCGGGCCCGAGCGGGGCACGGCTAGACCGAGGGGAGGGGGGTACCGGACCGCGCCCGGCTCCCCCCCGCCCGtcctcccgccctcccccctcccggctccccgcggccgccgccgcgcccccgcccctcGCTCACTCACGCTCTcgaccgggccgggccgggccgggccgcggcgggtCTGGCGaggccccgcggcggcccccgACGCCCCAGAGCCGCCAGTCGCCGCGCGAGACGCAGGAagcgctgcccccgccgccccgccgcacAAAGCCATTACATCATCGCCGCGCGCCGCACCGCGGCCTTTCCCCCCTCACCTCTGACCGGCGGCGGAGGGCGCCAATCGCCGGCCGCACCGCCCCCCTTtcaccccgcccccccctcctcccgcccGGGCGCGCgccactccttcctccaccCCGCCACGGCTCGGGTCACGGGCGCGCGGCGGTGACGCGGCCTGCGTGCCGCCGTGAGGGTGGGGCGCCGCCCGCCGGCctcggggcggggcgggggggaggcggTGCCGCCGCGCGCATGCGCGAGGGAGCGAGGCCGGGCTGCCGTGCCGCCGGtgcccccgcgcccgccggggGCTGCCGCGGGGAGGATGAACTGGCTGTTCCCCCTCGCCAAgggcggcggctcctcctcgcccgccgcgccgctgcccgccctcaccagcctccagcagcagaagcagcggCAGATCGAGTCCCTGCGCGGCGCCCACGCCTCGTGAGTGGtcgcggccgggcggggggtgggggggcggcctgtctgcctgcctgcctgcctgcgtcGCTcggcccgggcccggcgccgCTCGGGGCCCCTGTGGGACCGCGCCTCGGAAGGGTGTCGTGCGTCCCCACACGCACACCCAGGGACGCGAGCTCGCCCCGTCCCCTGCCGGTGAGGCCCGGCTGGGTCCCGCCGGTCCTCGGCCGGGCGCGGCgccggccgccggcggggcgggtAAACGGGAAACCGAGCCGCCGGTGCTGTAGCCCGGGCCGGCCAAACGCCGGGGTGTTTCGGGGGCGAAGGGTCCCGCCGGGCGGGAGTGGGGTGGTGCGCGGGAacggccggggggcggcgggccgcggggtcccggcgcggccccggggcaggggcgcGGGTGCGTGGCCGGAGGACAGCGGGGAGCAGGCCCGCGGCGGGGAGAAGCCCGCGTGGGCGGCGGGGTGGCAGGTTGCACTTGGGAATCGAAAGCAAGATTCGCTgtcggggcggcggggggccgtCCCCGCTGGCTGGGGGGTTGTCGGAGTGGCTCGGCCGGGTGATGGGGCAGATCGTCGTGCCCAGTTCCACTGGCCGCTTGACCAGAAAGTCAGCCAAGTGATTTAATGGGTTTTAAAGTCTACAAAGAGATACAGATTGCGTGTGTTGGAATAAAGCCCTCGTTCTGGAAACTGGTTGTGGGAGCGTAGTTCTTTAAAAGTTAAGACTAAACCATACAGTGTAAAGGAGCTACGTGTCGCAGTGCTCTTAGCAGCAGTGGCATAGCAGCCCTACTGGCTCTACAAACTGGTTTTCTGATGTGCAGTGCTAACTTGCTAGTAATGGACTGTTCTTTAGTAACTTGATTTATTTAGATGCTTAGCAGAGGCAGGTAGGGTTTTCCTGTTCAACAGCCACACTTTTTACAGCAAAACACCTTCCTTTGTCCTGAAATACCCCAGCTTGTCAGTATGCTGATCAGTTTTGCCTAAATTTTAGTCTTTTAAAAGTGTTCATCTTTAAAAGCAGATCCACACTTCATATGTTTGAAGTTATATTTTCTGTGAACGTGTAAGCATTCATCCTTCCTAGGATGTCTGTTGAAGTAGAATGATAGAAGCCTCCAAAAGCgatccagaagaagaaaatgtaatattttctgttatgtCAGACTGAGGCTAGGAGTGGAAGAGAAACTGATTGTATTTCCACATTTAATAATTGCAGTTCACTCACCACCCTAATATTTTGAACTATCCCACAGGAAACATAAGTATGACAGCATTGCTGAGTATTGTTGCTTGCTTAAACTTCAATCTGTTCATAGCCaattttgcaagtatttttgaaagatggTTCACTTTTCTAAGGAGTTGCCTCTGTGAGTACACAGCAGCTTACCTAACTAGAAGTTTTTGTTGGACTGGCCTTACTTAGCCTTTTATTTCTAcccttttttctctgccagGGAGATGAGCTCACCTCAAGTTAAGTCCTCAAAAAAGGTGATCCGTTTTTGTCAAGGTCAGCTTGCTGAACTGGTTTACTACCTGTTTGTGCCAGGTGCCAGTTCAAGCATATGCAGGGAGGGAATGGACCCTGCAGCCAGGAGTGGAGATGAGGGCTGGGGAGATGGTAGCTGCTCAAATGTAACTTTTCAGCAATGTAAACTGGCCTGCCTAATCTCTTTTGAGGATagctgtaaaaaacaaaaaaaataggcaaGCAAAGGAGTACATTCTGGCAGAGTGTACAGTTTTCATAAGGGATTCTTATTACTGAACATATCTGAGTAACTGTGCCTCAAATTCTGGGCTTCTAAAAAGGTATGTGTAGTCAGTGCCAATTTTCAAAAGTACAAAGTTTTTTTGGGGGCGGGACTGATGTGCTTGCTTGTGGActccacagcagcacagatctATAGGATAGGAATATGCATCAAGCATTGCAACAGCATTGTTTCCTATGCAatgattaaataaatgttattctaatgtttgttttttctgataaGTATATTTTGTCATTCATTTATGGGTATTCCAGCTGCTCCTTACTGAAATAGTCAAAATTCTTGGCATGGTGTAGTTACCTAAGTTAGGTAAGTTTGTTAGTCTTCGTGGGTGATAAAAGCACAGGTACATGTGATCTTAATTACATTACAGTAGCTAGTCTTCCTTTTCAGGATCCCTCGCAGGTTAAGAGcttgaaataaagtttttgtgtttaaaaaccagttttcttacatttgcCGTTGTTCTAGACAAAGTTAAGAATGTGCCATTTTTCCAGTGTACTGGTTCCAGGGACAACTAAGTTTATCGGTTCAAAGTTTTGCTTAAAGGA includes these proteins:
- the CNOT7 gene encoding CCR4-NOT transcription complex subunit 7 encodes the protein MPAATVDHSQRICEVWACNLDEEMKKIRQVIRKYNYVAMDTEFPGVVARPIGEFRSNADYQYQLLRCNVDLLKIIQLGLTFMNEQGEYPPGTSTWQFNFKFNLTEDMYAQDSIELLTTSGIQFKKHEEEGIETQYFAELLMTSGVVLCEGVKWLSFHSGYDFGYLIKILTNSNLPEEELDFFEILRLFFPVIYDVKYLMKSCKNLKGGLQEVAEQLELERIGPQHQAGSDSLLTGMAFFKMREMFFEDHIDDAKYCGHLYGLGSGSSYVQNGTGNAYEEEANKQS